Proteins encoded in a region of the Paenibacillus pedocola genome:
- a CDS encoding glycosylhydrolase-like jelly roll fold domain-containing protein, producing MSSRVTEVLQGREDNYILPFLWQHGEEEAVIREEMARVHESGIGAVCIEARPHPDFLGPKWWLDMDIIMDEARKRGMKVWLLDDDHFPTGHAAGKVKEAPEELHRRFLGERYIDTLGPAPEASLLVDTLLMTGLRPTISLRDNASGKNKLISVTAVRRDPSGGALIGESVDLTGLVHEGVLYWDIPEGYWRVFVISEDKQGGSEKQEDYLNPLDRDSVRILLDTVYEAVYDRYKADFGHTFVGFFSDEPGFYNDKTTFDFNSRPGKAGLSLPWSSEMPALLEQALGEDYRKHLYLLWHDAGEQSGRIRYVYMNIVSKLYAENFCSQLGEWCRARGVEYIGHVLEDNNVHARLGPGAGHFFRSLWGQDMSGLDVVLWQIVPGFDELSFRSASGVTDSEFFHYGLAKLGVSLGHIDPKKQGRTMCEVYGAYGWTEGLKLMKWLTDHMLVRGVNQFVPHAFTQKDFPDPDCGPHMYAGGKNPQYRYYGYLNKYINRISHLISGGRHVATAAVLYHAEAEWSGEAMYFHKPVKELMQRQIDCEVLPIDVLLDAAVVKDNKLHVNLEDYSCFIIPYAEALPEEMMRRLADFAGQGLPLYFVDGLPIRSSEGTEISDTLKSLSDNPNVKLSGLSTLAEDLIADGYYEVKVNGNEPYLRNYHYIHEDADVFMFFNESPHQVISTKLTLPFEGEGGIYAYDAFLNKIAILEAAVIPGYRTIELVLHPYESIVLLQSTALTDYPAERQWTADGPELELQGEWTVATAAAESYPNFEAPVQLNALTNRSGRNVLPGFSGTFRYETEFEWDRSCDRVLLKLGEVYETGEVWINGNHAGLSLCPPYRMEVTGLVRKGTNRLVIEVTNTLAKDQQDFLSSFAQQEPSGLIGPVTLMPLTDC from the coding sequence ATGAGCAGTCGTGTAACGGAAGTGCTGCAAGGCCGGGAGGATAATTATATTCTTCCTTTCCTCTGGCAGCATGGGGAGGAAGAAGCGGTAATCCGCGAAGAGATGGCCCGTGTCCATGAATCCGGAATCGGAGCGGTATGTATAGAAGCCCGGCCCCATCCTGATTTTCTCGGACCGAAGTGGTGGCTGGATATGGATATTATTATGGATGAGGCCCGCAAGCGCGGGATGAAGGTATGGCTGCTGGATGATGACCACTTTCCGACAGGCCATGCGGCGGGAAAGGTGAAGGAAGCACCGGAAGAGCTTCACCGCAGGTTTTTGGGCGAACGCTACATTGATACGCTCGGACCTGCCCCGGAGGCATCGCTGCTGGTAGATACGCTGCTGATGACCGGACTCCGGCCGACCATCTCCCTGAGAGACAATGCAAGCGGCAAAAACAAGCTGATCTCCGTTACTGCGGTCCGCCGCGATCCATCCGGTGGAGCACTGATTGGTGAATCCGTTGACCTCACTGGACTCGTACATGAAGGTGTCCTGTACTGGGACATCCCGGAAGGGTATTGGCGGGTATTTGTGATTTCGGAGGATAAGCAGGGCGGCAGTGAGAAGCAGGAGGATTATCTGAACCCGCTTGACCGTGATTCCGTCCGGATTCTGCTCGATACGGTTTACGAGGCGGTCTATGATCGTTATAAGGCAGATTTCGGCCATACCTTTGTCGGCTTCTTCTCGGATGAACCGGGCTTTTATAACGACAAGACGACGTTTGACTTCAATTCCAGGCCCGGCAAAGCAGGATTGTCGCTCCCCTGGAGCAGTGAAATGCCTGCCTTGCTTGAGCAGGCTTTAGGTGAAGACTATCGTAAGCACCTGTATCTGCTCTGGCATGATGCAGGAGAGCAGTCGGGCCGTATCCGATACGTCTATATGAATATTGTCAGCAAGCTGTACGCAGAGAACTTCTGCAGCCAGCTCGGTGAGTGGTGCAGAGCCCGAGGGGTCGAGTACATCGGACATGTGCTTGAAGACAACAACGTCCACGCCAGACTCGGCCCGGGAGCAGGGCACTTCTTCCGTTCACTCTGGGGGCAGGACATGTCTGGCCTGGATGTAGTACTGTGGCAGATTGTTCCCGGGTTTGATGAGCTGTCCTTCCGCTCTGCTTCAGGAGTAACGGACAGTGAGTTCTTCCACTACGGCCTGGCTAAGCTTGGTGTATCACTCGGCCACATCGATCCGAAAAAACAGGGACGGACGATGTGCGAGGTGTACGGAGCTTATGGCTGGACCGAAGGACTTAAGCTGATGAAGTGGCTTACTGACCATATGCTGGTCCGCGGCGTGAACCAATTTGTTCCGCATGCCTTTACACAGAAGGATTTTCCGGACCCGGACTGCGGACCGCATATGTATGCTGGCGGGAAAAACCCGCAGTACCGTTACTATGGCTATCTGAACAAGTACATCAACCGGATCAGCCATTTGATTTCCGGCGGAAGGCATGTGGCGACTGCAGCCGTGCTGTACCATGCGGAAGCCGAGTGGTCAGGGGAAGCGATGTATTTTCACAAACCAGTAAAGGAATTAATGCAGCGTCAAATCGACTGCGAAGTGCTTCCCATTGATGTTCTGCTGGATGCAGCCGTAGTCAAGGATAATAAACTGCATGTTAACCTTGAGGATTACAGCTGTTTCATTATCCCGTATGCAGAAGCACTCCCGGAAGAGATGATGCGGCGTCTGGCCGATTTTGCCGGGCAGGGACTACCTCTGTATTTTGTAGACGGACTGCCGATACGTTCCAGTGAAGGTACTGAGATCTCGGATACGCTGAAATCGCTTTCCGACAATCCGAATGTGAAGCTTTCCGGATTAAGCACGCTAGCAGAGGATCTTATTGCAGATGGCTATTATGAGGTCAAAGTGAACGGGAACGAGCCGTATCTCCGCAATTATCACTATATCCATGAAGATGCAGATGTATTTATGTTCTTTAACGAAAGCCCTCATCAGGTTATCTCGACCAAGCTTACGCTTCCGTTTGAGGGGGAGGGCGGAATCTACGCTTATGATGCGTTCCTGAATAAGATTGCCATATTGGAGGCGGCAGTTATACCCGGTTATAGAACAATAGAGCTTGTACTTCATCCGTATGAATCCATCGTGCTGCTCCAGAGTACTGCGCTTACAGATTATCCTGCGGAGCGGCAGTGGACGGCGGACGGGCCGGAACTTGAACTGCAAGGGGAGTGGACTGTGGCCACTGCAGCTGCGGAGTCCTACCCTAACTTTGAAGCTCCGGTACAATTAAACGCTTTGACAAATAGGAGCGGGCGGAATGTGCTGCCCGGCTTTTCCGGAACCTTCCGTTATGAGACGGAATTCGAGTGGGACCGTTCCTGTGACAGGGTGCTGCTTAAACTGGGAGAAGTCTATGAAACGGGGGAGGTGTGGATCAATGGCAATCACGCTGGCCTTAGCCTCTGCCCACCGTACCGGATGGAAGTCACGGGTTTAGTCCGGAAAGGAACGAACCGCCTCGTAATAGAAGTTACCAATACGCTCGCAAAAGACCAGCAGGATTTCCTGTCCTCCTTCGCCCAGCAGGAGCCAAGCGGGCTTATCGGTCCTGTCACCCTTATGCCGCTCACGGACTGCTGA
- a CDS encoding ABC transporter substrate-binding protein encodes MNFRKSGLLLAAGVLAVTALTGCGGSNSDSQGSTNASRNQSPGEAGITDIEVWGTNIGYQPVTKGSKLYELYKEKLGVGVINPYVEWNGGTNYLNQLNLKIAANEMPDLFVPQQGLEDSLAKNGAIADLTELLPEHAPNVWKAIPEEIWNVVKANDPTGQGRIYYIPNVVEYGRYAGLIRQDWLDKLGLKMPKTQDEYVKVLEAFRDQDPNGNGQKDEIPTGGREQARWMDHLFAMYGVAMFEGYPEWDMYDGELTYSAVTPNMRAALEFIAKLYKQGLIDKESLLNSKDKWDGKIQADKVGNYFHWVEQGNLIFENMYKNTGVKAKFSVLPIPEVEGYKGFYTMKKIASPLWVLKNNKDEEKLMATLKLLNNMYDKNNWKDLFLGVEGMHYTMKEGKAVKLPDDKSTQENQILNPATSVSTLDFTIDLFNSTVSEDSKWAIDQVTRNMQDAQQYAKVIAGDGMPASVYDGYPDINNRTLYAEYASKIIIGQYPIEKFDEFVEKWNKSGGDEVTKRAREWYSKVKQ; translated from the coding sequence ATGAATTTCAGAAAAAGCGGCCTGTTGCTTGCTGCCGGTGTACTTGCAGTTACTGCGTTGACAGGCTGCGGAGGCAGCAACAGCGATTCCCAGGGCTCCACAAATGCTTCCCGGAATCAAAGCCCCGGTGAAGCGGGAATTACGGATATTGAAGTGTGGGGTACCAACATCGGCTATCAGCCGGTCACCAAGGGCAGCAAGCTGTATGAGCTCTATAAGGAAAAGCTGGGTGTTGGTGTCATCAACCCGTATGTGGAATGGAACGGAGGAACCAATTATCTCAATCAGCTGAACCTGAAGATTGCCGCGAATGAGATGCCGGATCTGTTCGTGCCCCAGCAGGGACTGGAAGACAGCCTGGCGAAGAACGGAGCGATTGCCGATCTGACCGAGCTGCTGCCTGAACATGCGCCGAACGTATGGAAGGCCATTCCGGAGGAGATCTGGAACGTGGTGAAGGCGAACGACCCTACGGGTCAGGGACGAATTTATTATATTCCTAATGTGGTCGAATACGGCAGATATGCCGGCCTGATCCGCCAGGACTGGCTCGATAAGCTGGGGCTGAAAATGCCCAAGACCCAGGATGAATATGTGAAGGTGCTGGAGGCTTTCCGGGACCAGGATCCAAACGGCAATGGCCAGAAGGACGAAATACCGACCGGCGGCCGGGAGCAGGCGCGCTGGATGGATCATCTGTTTGCGATGTATGGCGTAGCGATGTTTGAGGGCTATCCGGAGTGGGATATGTACGATGGCGAGCTGACTTATTCTGCGGTAACCCCAAATATGAGAGCGGCCTTGGAGTTTATTGCTAAGCTGTACAAGCAGGGGCTAATTGACAAAGAGTCGCTGCTGAACAGCAAGGACAAGTGGGACGGGAAAATTCAGGCGGACAAAGTCGGGAATTACTTCCACTGGGTAGAGCAGGGTAATCTGATTTTCGAGAATATGTATAAGAACACCGGCGTTAAGGCTAAATTCTCCGTCCTTCCTATACCTGAAGTTGAGGGTTATAAGGGCTTCTACACAATGAAAAAAATTGCCTCTCCTCTTTGGGTCCTTAAAAATAATAAGGATGAAGAGAAGCTGATGGCCACGCTCAAGCTGCTTAACAATATGTACGATAAAAACAACTGGAAAGACCTGTTCCTGGGTGTAGAGGGCATGCACTACACCATGAAGGAGGGCAAAGCTGTTAAGCTTCCGGATGACAAGAGCACACAGGAGAACCAGATTCTTAATCCGGCTACAAGCGTATCCACCCTGGATTTTACCATCGATCTTTTTAACAGCACGGTATCGGAAGACAGTAAGTGGGCAATTGACCAGGTTACCCGGAATATGCAGGACGCACAGCAGTATGCCAAGGTCATTGCCGGTGACGGGATGCCGGCCAGTGTATATGACGGGTACCCGGACATTAATAACCGGACACTTTACGCCGAATATGCCTCCAAGATCATCATCGGACAGTATCCAATCGAGAAATTTGATGAGTTTGTAGAGAAATGGAATAAATCGGGCGGCGATGAGGTTACGAAGCGCGCCAGAGAATGGTACAGCAAAGTGAAGCAATAG
- a CDS encoding carbohydrate ABC transporter permease: MLASKSEKTFGAVITGLLILFSIIALIPLLSVISTSLSSKSAVDMNLVTLWPKQFTFDSWKYIVDRPDLWKSFFLTLSTTLIGTILALLMTALFAYPLSKPEFRWGSVIMMAVVVAMIFKAPIVPYFLTVRGIGLYDNPLVLIVPHILNPFNLIIMRTFFKQFSKELEEAAFLEGCGYFRMLFQFVLPLSKAVLATLALFYGVVLWNQFQHPLFFLQDTNWFPLQIKIRQFITDDSVIMSGAASTAQLNYNERTLRAATVIFAIVPIIVVYPFLQKYFVKGAMIGSVKG, translated from the coding sequence ATGCTTGCATCAAAAAGCGAAAAAACATTCGGAGCAGTCATTACCGGCCTGCTTATCCTGTTCTCTATTATAGCGCTCATACCGCTTTTGTCGGTTATTTCAACTTCCTTAAGCTCTAAGAGCGCCGTAGATATGAACCTGGTCACGCTGTGGCCGAAGCAATTTACATTTGATTCCTGGAAGTACATTGTTGACCGCCCGGATCTGTGGAAATCATTCTTTCTGACACTCAGCACCACGCTGATCGGAACCATACTAGCGCTTCTGATGACAGCCTTGTTCGCTTACCCGCTGTCGAAGCCGGAGTTCCGCTGGGGCTCGGTCATCATGATGGCTGTCGTTGTCGCCATGATTTTCAAAGCGCCGATTGTCCCCTACTTCCTGACGGTACGCGGGATCGGCCTGTATGATAATCCGCTGGTGCTGATCGTGCCGCATATCCTGAATCCGTTCAATCTGATCATTATGAGAACCTTCTTCAAGCAATTCTCCAAGGAGCTTGAGGAAGCTGCCTTTCTGGAGGGCTGTGGATACTTCCGGATGCTCTTCCAGTTCGTGCTTCCGCTGTCCAAGGCTGTGCTTGCGACGCTTGCCCTGTTCTACGGGGTAGTGCTGTGGAATCAGTTCCAACATCCGCTGTTCTTCCTGCAGGATACCAACTGGTTCCCGCTGCAGATCAAGATCCGCCAGTTCATCACCGACGACAGCGTTATTATGTCAGGTGCCGCATCAACAGCTCAGTTGAACTACAATGAGCGCACGTTAAGAGCGGCAACAGTAATCTTTGCAATAGTTCCGATTATTGTGGTATATCCTTTCCTGCAGAAGTATTTTGTCAAGGGAGCAATGATAGGCTCGGTTAAAGGTTGA
- a CDS encoding ABC transporter permease: MKSIASHQMKVYWPLYVMAIPGMIFLIVFKFIPLAGAVIAFKDYSVFRGFIDSPWVGFKHFETLLQHPDFLRVFSNTLLLGLFKLTIVFPVPVLLALMINEIRKSALKKGIQTALYIPHFLSWVIVGGILFDFFSLSGMFNIILGWFGTEPVLAMQESAYFRPIYVLASIWKDAGWGTVVYMAAISAIDPQLYESAMIDGASRFRQIRHITFPILLPTVLVLFLLDIGNFLDLGFDQVYNLLTPMTYNVGDILDTYVFRTGIQQGQYSFATAVGLFQSVIGFIMVYTFNKLSNKISDGGLW; the protein is encoded by the coding sequence TTGAAATCTATTGCATCTCATCAAATGAAGGTATACTGGCCGCTGTATGTGATGGCGATTCCGGGAATGATATTTCTCATCGTATTCAAATTTATTCCGCTGGCCGGCGCTGTAATCGCCTTCAAAGACTATTCCGTGTTCAGGGGATTTATCGACAGTCCCTGGGTAGGGTTCAAGCATTTTGAGACTCTGCTGCAGCATCCAGACTTCCTGAGAGTATTCAGCAACACGCTGCTGCTGGGATTATTCAAACTTACGATTGTTTTTCCGGTTCCCGTGCTGCTAGCACTGATGATCAATGAAATCCGGAAATCGGCGCTGAAGAAAGGCATTCAGACTGCCCTGTATATTCCGCACTTTTTATCCTGGGTTATCGTAGGCGGCATTCTGTTCGATTTCTTCTCTTTAAGCGGAATGTTCAACATTATCCTTGGATGGTTCGGTACCGAACCTGTCCTGGCGATGCAGGAAAGCGCATACTTCAGACCGATTTACGTACTGGCTTCCATCTGGAAGGATGCGGGCTGGGGAACCGTGGTCTACATGGCGGCTATCAGTGCGATTGACCCGCAGCTCTATGAATCGGCGATGATCGACGGTGCCTCAAGATTCCGGCAGATCCGGCATATTACCTTCCCGATCCTGCTGCCCACCGTGCTTGTTCTGTTCCTGCTCGATATCGGGAATTTTCTCGATCTCGGCTTTGATCAGGTCTATAACCTCTTGACGCCGATGACCTACAATGTAGGGGATATCCTGGATACGTATGTATTCCGGACAGGGATACAGCAGGGCCAGTACAGCTTCGCAACGGCAGTCGGACTGTTCCAATCCGTAATTGGTTTTATTATGGTCTATACATTCAACAAGTTGTCCAATAAGATTTCCGATGGGGGGCTCTGGTAG
- a CDS encoding ABC transporter substrate-binding protein, producing MKFKKIGLMLAVSALAITTVTGCGGNNNNSGNAAANQSQSQDGNQNQNQTASGDEIVDIEVWGTNIGYKPIEKGSKLYEFYKDKLGVGVIHPYVEWNGGTNYLNQLNLKIAANEMPDLFLPQQGLEDSLAKNGALADLTDLLPEYAPNLWNAIPQDMWDIVKANDPTGQGRIYYIPGMVDYGRYSAMIRQDWLDKLGLQMPTTQEEYVKVLEAFRDEDPNGNGQKDELATGGREQARWMDHLFAMYGVAMFEGYPDWDIYDGELTYSAVTPNMKASLEFMSKLYKEGLIDKESLLNTKDKWEGKITSDKVGNYFHWVESGYLPLENLFKNTGVKANFTVLPVQKVDGYEGFYTWKRFTPPAWVVKNNKDEKKLMATLKLLNNMYDKKVWKDLYLGVEGMHYTMKDGKATKLPDDKSTQENLILDPYSKISTLDFMMDLNKSTASEDRMWAIDQVNRNMEEAQKYAKVIAGDGMPASVYEGYPDINNRTLYVEYASKIILGQYPISKFDEFVEKWNKSGGEEVTKRAREWYAKVKK from the coding sequence ATGAAATTTAAAAAGATCGGCTTGATGCTTGCAGTGAGTGCCCTTGCCATTACAACGGTAACCGGCTGCGGCGGTAATAACAACAATTCCGGAAATGCCGCGGCTAACCAGAGCCAGAGCCAGGACGGGAACCAGAACCAGAACCAGACCGCCAGCGGGGATGAGATTGTTGACATCGAAGTCTGGGGCACCAATATCGGCTACAAGCCGATAGAGAAGGGAAGCAAGCTGTACGAATTCTACAAAGATAAGCTTGGCGTCGGCGTCATTCATCCGTATGTGGAGTGGAACGGGGGCACAAATTATCTTAACCAGCTGAACCTGAAGATTGCCGCCAACGAGATGCCGGACCTGTTCCTGCCCCAGCAGGGTCTGGAGGACAGCCTGGCGAAAAACGGTGCGCTTGCCGATCTGACCGATCTGCTGCCTGAATATGCGCCGAACCTGTGGAACGCCATTCCGCAGGATATGTGGGATATCGTCAAGGCCAATGATCCTACCGGCCAAGGGCGGATTTATTACATCCCGGGAATGGTGGACTACGGAAGGTATTCCGCCATGATCCGCCAGGATTGGCTCGACAAGCTGGGCCTGCAAATGCCTACGACACAGGAAGAGTATGTAAAAGTGCTGGAAGCCTTCCGGGATGAAGATCCGAACGGCAACGGACAGAAGGATGAGCTTGCCACAGGCGGGCGCGAGCAAGCTCGCTGGATGGACCATCTGTTCGCGATGTATGGAGTAGCGATGTTTGAGGGCTACCCGGACTGGGATATTTATGACGGTGAGCTGACCTACTCTGCGGTTACTCCGAATATGAAAGCCTCTCTGGAGTTTATGTCCAAGCTCTATAAGGAAGGTCTGATCGACAAGGAATCACTGCTGAACACGAAGGACAAATGGGAAGGCAAGATTACGTCCGATAAGGTGGGGAATTACTTCCACTGGGTGGAGTCGGGTTATCTGCCTCTGGAGAACTTATTCAAGAATACCGGTGTAAAAGCTAATTTCACCGTATTGCCTGTGCAAAAGGTTGATGGCTATGAAGGCTTCTACACGTGGAAAAGATTCACGCCTCCTGCCTGGGTAGTGAAAAACAACAAGGACGAGAAAAAGCTGATGGCTACCCTGAAGCTGCTTAACAATATGTATGACAAGAAGGTCTGGAAAGACCTGTACCTGGGCGTAGAAGGCATGCACTATACGATGAAAGACGGGAAGGCGACGAAGCTGCCGGATGACAAGAGTACACAGGAAAATCTGATTCTTGATCCGTATTCCAAAATATCCACGCTTGATTTCATGATGGATCTCAATAAGAGTACTGCCTCGGAAGACCGCATGTGGGCAATTGATCAGGTTAACCGCAATATGGAGGAAGCCCAGAAATATGCCAAAGTCATTGCCGGTGACGGTATGCCGGCCAGTGTGTATGAAGGCTACCCGGACATCAACAACCGTACGCTCTATGTGGAATATGCCAGCAAGATTATCCTGGGGCAATATCCGATCAGCAAGTTTGACGAGTTCGTAGAGAAATGGAATAAGTCAGGAGGCGAAGAGGTAACGAAGCGGGCCAGAGAATGGTACGCCAAGGTTAAGAAATAG
- a CDS encoding helix-turn-helix domain-containing protein: MRIALIDDEKGIVEGIKKIIGRYLPECRVVGSAYNGLEGVDLIQRLQPDIVITDIRMPIADGLDMIKMVNEAGVNTKFILLSGYADFEYARRGMKLGVQFYINKPVEEEELRSSVIQVMETIRADRMRLQKLDELKHEVSSRIQEETLRDIIDIGPEHTELVEELLREAQIPTSGIWFNSVLLDIGGSTEKLKEIGFQPLFRQIDLTLRHYHKVYRFRYFGPQIAIVIAHNSTLPYVRLLHAVQGLKQALARELELPVSIGIGTVYKRASGISQSFEEARNALSYKVIKGGDPVISYSEIMQLTRRSQPVPEEQIIRLEEALDNMNEEECVAIIREMFRGMTAEPGMNPAELQQWCLSILLSSIRKLSFQQLQQNERVGRHILSLEGISRFQTLDYLEEWMIQVIRGIIHFKQEHNLSQKKDIISEIKTYVSKHYNEQISLADLAARFFISPYYLSQLFKRKTGDNYLNFLTQIRIDKAKELLENTDLKVYEVCQMVGYSDTQHFARMFEKLTGCKPREFRRNLPSG; encoded by the coding sequence ATGAGAATTGCTTTGATTGATGATGAGAAAGGCATTGTGGAGGGCATTAAAAAGATTATCGGCCGCTATCTTCCGGAATGCAGGGTTGTCGGGTCAGCATACAACGGGCTGGAAGGGGTCGACCTGATTCAGAGGCTGCAGCCTGATATTGTGATTACGGATATCCGGATGCCTATAGCGGATGGTCTGGATATGATTAAAATGGTAAATGAAGCCGGTGTTAACACAAAGTTTATCCTGTTAAGCGGGTATGCTGATTTTGAGTATGCTAGAAGAGGAATGAAGCTGGGTGTGCAATTCTACATCAACAAGCCGGTTGAGGAGGAGGAGCTGCGCAGCAGCGTGATCCAAGTCATGGAGACGATCCGTGCTGACAGGATGAGACTGCAGAAGCTGGATGAATTGAAGCACGAAGTGAGCAGCCGTATTCAGGAGGAGACGCTGCGTGACATTATTGATATCGGACCTGAACACACAGAGCTGGTGGAGGAGCTGCTGCGGGAAGCGCAAATCCCCACCTCAGGCATCTGGTTCAATTCGGTTCTGCTTGATATCGGCGGCAGCACCGAGAAGCTTAAGGAGATTGGCTTCCAGCCGCTCTTCCGGCAGATCGACCTGACCTTAAGGCATTACCACAAAGTATACCGCTTCCGCTACTTCGGGCCGCAGATAGCCATAGTAATTGCCCATAACAGTACCCTTCCTTACGTGCGGCTGCTCCATGCGGTGCAGGGCCTGAAGCAGGCTTTAGCCCGTGAATTGGAGCTACCTGTCAGTATTGGTATCGGTACTGTATATAAGCGGGCTTCGGGAATCAGCCAGTCCTTCGAAGAGGCGCGGAATGCACTGAGCTATAAGGTGATCAAGGGAGGGGACCCGGTCATCTCCTACAGTGAAATTATGCAGCTAACCCGCCGCAGCCAGCCGGTTCCCGAAGAGCAGATCATCCGGCTGGAAGAGGCGCTGGACAATATGAATGAAGAGGAATGTGTGGCCATTATCCGGGAAATGTTCAGGGGGATGACAGCTGAACCGGGGATGAATCCGGCGGAGCTGCAGCAGTGGTGCCTGAGCATTCTGCTGTCCAGCATCCGCAAGCTTTCCTTTCAGCAGCTGCAGCAGAACGAGCGGGTAGGCAGGCATATTCTGTCGCTGGAGGGCATCTCGCGGTTTCAGACACTGGATTATTTGGAGGAGTGGATGATCCAGGTCATCCGGGGGATTATTCATTTCAAGCAGGAGCATAATCTGTCTCAGAAAAAAGACATCATCTCTGAAATTAAGACGTACGTTTCCAAGCATTATAATGAGCAGATCAGTCTGGCTGATCTGGCAGCGAGGTTCTTTATCAGCCCCTATTATTTAAGCCAGCTGTTCAAACGGAAGACGGGGGATAATTATCTCAATTTCCTGACCCAGATACGGATCGATAAGGCGAAGGAGCTGCTGGAGAATACCGACCTGAAGGTCTATGAAGTATGCCAGATGGTCGGGTATTCAGATACCCAGCATTTTGCCAGAATGTTCGAGAAGCTGACAGGCTGCAAGCCCAGAGAATTCCGCCGGAATCTGCCCAGTGGGTAA